The following is a genomic window from Brassica oleracea var. oleracea cultivar TO1000 unplaced genomic scaffold, BOL UnpScaffold01372, whole genome shotgun sequence.
TTAATGAAAAGAGAACAAACTGTtctttattagtatagatagatagattccATAAGGCCTTCTTGTCTaacccatctcttatcaaatctAAACTGCCATTTTCTCCGGAGAACTTTATCTTCTAAGTAAGCCACCACTGGGCGGTGATCCGATGCCACCATCCCtaaatattctgtataagaaCAGGGGAATAGAGTGTGCCACTCCTCATTCACAAATGCACGATCTAAACGACATCTAACCATTACTGCCCCTTTGCCTTTGCCCATTCTTCCTTGCCATGACAACTTATTTCCCTTAACAGGAAACTCCAGTAATCCACAATTccttatcatattattaaaaggaaCAAATGAGTTCGCACTTCTCAAAGCTCCACcctctttttcatgatttcctgtgatctcatttaaatcatcaataataaatcaccaataataaaccaaggttcGGATCGTGAAATTTCATATCAAGTTAAGCGTTCCCACACTTGTTCTCGTAGATCTTGAACTGGATCTCCATACACAAACGTCATATATACTGTTTTTCCCAAGAGCCACTGCTTCCACATCTATCATTCGATTACttgaatataaaacattaacctGATACTCATTATTGTAATAAAGTGCTAGCCACCTCTCCGTCCCACTGGATCCACTGTGACAAGATTATCAAATCCAAAATGAGATTGAAATTCATGAACAAACTCAAACTCTTGCTTTGtctccgataaaaataaaaaatctggcTTATGTTTATGCCATATCTCCCTTAAATAACTTATAGTCCACTTACTTCTCATTCCTTGGCAATTCCAACTTAAGTgctctcatttaaaaaatatatagaaaggcTTGCCCTAAAatagggaaggatcactcaaTTGGACTTaagggatatgaactcgccaaaacggagaactgatggattgaacGGTGATACAAGAGGGtcggaaagtctcttgatactaccaaaCTCCAgctgttgcttgatatgacgcacaagtccaacaaaagaaaggtTTCTATATGTTGCTTGATATGATGCACATCCAACGAAATAGAGAAGTTtacttggagctaaccacaccaagaaaaaagaaatattctacaaagaacaaaggagATAAACTCAATAAAAAGGGGAAAAAGTTTGTCTTATTTCGTGACTCTTAGGcattatttataggattacaagttgtagagatccaaagaagaatgtgctaaaaacaaaacattggaaatataaacaaagacttgactaaataaagtctttgactgaaacttggactgcCTCTTGAAATAGCAACGACCATGACTTTGAAAAGTGAATAATATGCTCCTGATATGGGCCAAGACATGTCTCTTTAAGGTCTGGTCGAAATCCATATTTTTTCCTTAGCCAATttttatcggtttctccatttggTCAAAACAAGTctatttttgattctttttgtaaaccatcaagcccaaaactttcatggacatttagaacatgaataatcaCCTTTGGGATGATTGAATTGGTCgctggttcatcagaaagaaggttagccatttcCAACTTCTCGGGTGTtctgaattcgcgagaactgaagacTACATGATTTGTAAATGGCATAACTGTCACatatgaactccgtttgatctgattcttcttcgaggagctccataattgagttgagaacattctacAAGTGATTTCATACATAgaagcctcgtggtttggaagatatgggtcaaacaatgaacatatatctttactgctttccatgatcaagccatgcatgtatgttttgcccggtgcgctacccaagggcgcatcattccctccctcttgaAAAGGACCTCAAATCTGTTTTACATGTATCAAAAGGAAATGAATCAGGCACAAAGAATCTAAAGAACATGTAAAATATAGTGAAggaaaattttggaaagaaacTTCCTTGGAGTTTTGAAGCTGTTTTCCTCAAGTACTTCTATCTCCAAATCTTAGGCTGATAAGCACGGTCTATGCTTTTGTTCCTTACATTTCTTTGAGACTGAATCTGTTTATACTGGACACTCAAAACAGAAACTAGAATACCAGGATCATATGTGCAAGACATGTACTTGCTCAAATAAGCAATCAACGTCTCTTTCCCAAGAACATGTAGCACACGTTTCAGCCTTTCAAAATGCACATCAAAGTAAGCATTATAGACCAGAATGGTATCAAGgcacaaaataatattgaacattttcaaaacgtGCCTATCCTTCTCaaaatcagaacacaaaagaGTAAGTTCGGATTGAGAATCACTTATTAAAAGCTCAATATGTTTTTCAAAGAATGTGTTGTAAACCAAAATAACATCAAAGCTCAAAACAACACAATCTTAAGCAATGATCTCAAATTACGCCAAAGTTTTATCAGTTTCAACACACAAGATatcaaacttcaaaacaaaatcacaaaaatcggTTTGAACTCTAGGTGATTTCTGTTCCAACACAGTCTTAAAAATCATTAGTTCGTCCAAGGCACAAGTGGATGCAAACAAATCACCAGTGATCAGTTCATGTTTATGAAAACTCAGATCAAAGCCATTTTATTTGAAGACAAATGAATCAAATGATTTTCTAGCACATAAAACAGGTTGTTACAAACCAAACTCTAATAACTTTTCAAGATGATCAAAACCCTTGCTATGTTTCAGaaactgatcaaaactcaaaGCAAGATTAGAATTGATGTCATTGCCAATTTGAAAACGTTTTTGATCAGAAAGTTTATCAGGTTCAAACAATTGAAAAGAGTTAACCATGTTTTCAGAAATAGAGtttgaaacacaaaattctTTAACTTTGTcaaaaccaaaatgtttcacaTCTTCAGAATTGATCTTAACAAACATTTCAGGCAGAGAATTAATCAAATCAAGTTTCTCATAGTGCTCTTGAATGTATGTGGACAAAGGTGTAGGAGTTGTGCCGGGATCAAAGCAAAGTTGGTTCTCCATGATGATGGATGTTACGCTTGGTGCTTCCGCTTCAAAGGTTGGACCAgctcatcttcctcatcaaataTGGGACCTAGATCATCATCCAAGGGTTTTCTAGTGTCAAGACGCGGTCCTTGATGTGAGTAGTCGAATGGATCTTCCTAAAAATCCTGTGAAAATAGAACAAGACTACTCGGATGCTCCAGTTAAAAACAGGTTAGTCCATTAGTCTCTTTGTCATatccccgatcctagataggatcgtccggacgggccatggtgcgaggagacgTACCAATCAGGTCGAAAGACCTTGTGACAAGCGCATCATGGCCCAATCTGAAGGTTAAGGAAGGCTAgcagctgagacttaaccaggaAACATTGGAGACAAGTTAGAAGGAGCTGGACGAGTGTTTGGGGAGCTGGATGAGTTCTGGTTCAAGCTCAAGCAGCTGGAGGAAGTGTGGACCTAGCTCATTCAGTCTTGGCCAGCTTACTGGAACTGATGGgttagctcactcagctggggacAGTTGGGGGACAGCTCATCTCGACTTGGAGGAGTGTTCCGGTCCGGACCAGTGTGGTCGTGGTCGAGCAGTTACCGGGCCGTGCCGATGGCTCATGTGGGACGATGGGTCCATATGCATTCAGGCTTGAACCAAGGCTTGGCCAAGGGCCTGGGGGATGGTTTTCGATGGAGGAAACTGCCAAGGGAGCAGTTGGAGCGGTTGGGGGCGGTTCGGAGCAGTTGGGCCCAATCGATTGTAACTGTCTGACCAGGGCAGTTattggctctctctctctatatatatatacagaccCCTGGGGTCGATTTTGGGCATCAATTTCCCTAGGGAAAACCCTGAGAAAATCGTGaaacaaagaagagagagagaggccggCGACTTGAAGAGAAACCAGTTGTGGTGGTGCTTGATCTGATTCCGGCCAAGCCCTGATCGTGTGAGACAAGTACTGGAGAATGGATACCAGACAGAAGgataaggagaaggagaaggagaaggaaccAGCGCCTGGAGAACGGATTCCTAAGGTTAGTGGTGTGGCTGCAGTCCATTGGGCATAGCCGGTGCCTAGCCGCCTGAGTCTATGGCCTGATCGGATTGTTGGTTACACCCATCTCCACTTTCTGATTACTTAACCTATATCCTGTGTGATTGTGATGTGGTCTGATGGATCAGACATGATGGTTCTGAACCTAGGCCTTGGCCAGTTCAGGCTTGAAGCCCTTGTCCTTGGCCGGCTGTTCTTGATCAAGATCTATATGGTCTGGATCGATTCTTTAGAATCTGATTATGGGAATCTCTTAGTTATGAATTATCAtgagttttcatgaattttaatcaatttttaggAATTGATTTGATGATGTCCACTTTGGGCCGGTTTGGCTGATGTTGGCCGAGATCTATAGATTGAGGCCGGTTCTGCAAGTTCTGATTATGGCATTCTCTTAGTTGGGAATTATCATGGGTTTTAgtgaattttatttagtttttagatcACTTTTGAAATCGACCATATTTGGGTCAGATGAGGAATTGATTGATTAGTTATGGAACCAGCTATGCAATGATAGATCCTTGTGTTAGGTTATCTGATATCCACTACCAGGACTTTGAAAAGTGAAGAATATGCTCCTGATATGGGCCAAGACATGTCTCTTTAAGGTCTGATTGAAATCCATCTTTTTTCCTTAGCCAATTTTTATCGATTTCTCCATTTGGCCCAAACAAGtctgtttttgattatttttgtaaGCCATCAAGCCCAAGACTTTCTTGgacatttagaacatgaataatcacctttggcatgattgaattggtctctggttcatcagaaagaaggttagtCATTACCAACTTCTCGGATGGTCTGAATTCGTGAGAATTGAAGATCACATGATTTGTAAATGGCATAACTGTCACATATGAACTccatttgatctgattcttctccGAGGAGCTccataattgagttgagaaaattctccaagtgatttcatgcttagaagcctcgtggtttggaagatatgggtcaaacaatgaacatatatctttaatgctttccatgatcaagacatgcatgtttgttttgcccggtgcgctacccaAGGGCGCATCAAAACTCCTTTGAACTGTCTAAATTGGGTGTAATGATACcctgaattctccaatccccaTAGTATATAGGCTCTCCGCCATGTTAATGCCAGAAAACTTATTAACTTTACTATCTCCCAATCTCATAATAAATTTCCTTGAAACCTCCAAAGAAAACACTTGTGTGTCccgtaatgaaataaaatattagaatggTCTCTAGCCAACAACAAGTTCCTAATCTCCAACCTTCTCTTGTGATTCATTATTCTCCCAAATACCATATAAGATCCCATGGAAAAACCTCGGGCTTCCTCCTTGATACctatattatgtaaaaaaaatatttgtataaaattataatttaaataaattataagtctCCGGCTCCATATCATGAGAAAGAAAATATTACACCAATTCGTAAAACCCATTAAAATTGATCCTTTATAGCATCTGgtaaactctaaaacataagGCCATGATCTAATAAATCCCATAATAAGTTCTTTATAAAAGTATTCTATCCATAACAAAACCATATGTCCAAGTACACGCTTTTGAGCTCCATATCCAAGTCCAAAAAGTGTTCTATGTCCAATTACCCGCTTATGAACTCCATATACAAATGCAACTAATGAGCAATGTGGCTGTCTCGGTTTGATGAGACCAAAGACCACATCTGCAAACCCCTTCCGTAATCCGTTTTTAAATTCCAAGAAACCTGAGAACCATCCAAAGACCAATATCTCTCCCTCCACCTAAATATACACCAATACATTACCAAGTCTTTCACAGTCCATATCAACCCTATCCAAAGAGAGATACAAGAAGCATAAAAAGCAACAAAAATTGTATCTTTTTCCGTTtctgataaatataaaaagtctGGTTTATGTTTGTACCAGATCTCCCTAAGATAAATTATCGTCCATTTACGACCCATACATCTATTATTCCAGCAGAGAAGCCGCCTCAAATTTATACTGATTAGCTCTGTTGAGCAATACAGCTGGATACGAAGAAACCATAAGTGtccaaaacatttataaaccatCATTAATTTTGACGTGAGTCTCACGTACCCCTGAGTCTGATTATTCACCCCATATCCTCGACACTCTCTGTCTTTCCTTTGGTAATTAATTGTGACCAATGAGACACCACAATTAAACTCCCATTAACCATTCGAACACcttacatttttgttattcCAATATAGGAACAAGGTTTGACTTCACTTGTGGCTTAATGAGGCCAAGAGCAAAATATTTTCCTCCACTGAAGACCAGTATTTCAGCTTTTCCATGTATCTTCTGATGACCAAACAGACCGATCGAAACCAACGGTAATAGCCTCTGGACATCTGCTCTCTCAGTATCTGCCACcatagcttctcttcttcaaaggATCGATCCATAAAATCAGGGTTTTGATGAGCTCGGTAAAGGGTTTGAGGGACCGTCTCTTCTACCTTTTTAAAACCATCACCTTGTCGGATACCCGCTTTAGCCGAAGGACGTTTGCGAGGAGATACTAGCCCTTGTACCATTCTCTTCTTCATGGTTCCACTTGCTACA
Proteins encoded in this region:
- the LOC106321269 gene encoding uncharacterized protein LOC106321269 → MFEDFSDEFQDLSEGEIEEKDKECIKILSGEDILSENAEEDNQIGYKEAKGPVTLEMDKEQGARMMLFKSQNVASGTMKKRMVQGLVSPRKRPSAKAGIRQGDGFKKVEETVPQTLYRAHQNPDFMDRSFEEEKLWWQILREQMSRGYYRWFRSVCLVIRRYMEKLKYWSSVEENILLLASLSHK